The following are encoded together in the Campylobacter lari genome:
- the nhaD gene encoding sodium:proton antiporter NhaD, which yields MNRMFFLLCFGASFLLANQNHELNLAFSVLGVSVLIIFVLGYYFIAAEEKYHINKTKPALFIGTFSFIVIGIYMVVNDLDTQILEESVNHLILEIAQIVFFLIAAMTFIEALIERSVFETLKYKLVSKGYTYRKLFWLTGILAFFISPIADNLTTALILSTVLLTIDKHNKEFLIPGAINIVVAANAGGAWSPFGDITTLMVWTAKKATFFEFFALFPASFIGWFLTAYLLSRYVPDIEPKFHKDNLEKVEIKPGGKVFIVLGFLTIALAVFIHSICDLPAMWGMIFGLSLLSLYMYFFNKKQGKKDLNIFHYMTRIEMDTLLFFFGILSAVGALHFVGWLTYASDLYTKFGATSINIGVGFLSAIVDNVPVMSAVLKANPSMDDTQWLLVTLTAGIGGSLISFGSAAGVGVMGKMKGIYTFNSHLKYAWTILVGYIVSIIVWYVQFQLLNL from the coding sequence ATGAACAGGATGTTTTTTTTACTTTGTTTTGGTGCTAGTTTTTTACTAGCAAATCAAAATCATGAATTAAATTTAGCTTTTAGTGTTTTAGGTGTAAGTGTTTTAATAATTTTTGTATTGGGGTATTATTTTATAGCAGCGGAAGAAAAATATCATATCAATAAAACTAAACCTGCTTTATTTATAGGAACATTTTCTTTTATTGTCATTGGTATATATATGGTAGTAAATGATTTAGACACGCAAATACTTGAAGAAAGTGTTAATCATCTTATCTTGGAAATCGCACAAATTGTGTTTTTCTTAATAGCAGCAATGACTTTTATAGAAGCATTAATAGAAAGATCGGTTTTTGAAACTTTAAAATACAAACTTGTAAGCAAGGGTTATACTTATAGAAAATTATTTTGGCTAACAGGAATTTTGGCTTTTTTTATCTCTCCGATTGCAGATAATCTTACAACGGCTTTGATTTTATCTACTGTGCTTTTAACTATAGATAAACATAATAAAGAATTTTTAATCCCAGGCGCTATAAATATTGTAGTAGCAGCTAATGCTGGCGGAGCTTGGTCGCCATTTGGTGATATTACTACTTTGATGGTTTGGACGGCAAAAAAAGCTACCTTTTTTGAATTTTTTGCTCTTTTTCCTGCTTCTTTTATTGGATGGTTTCTTACGGCTTATTTGCTATCGCGTTATGTGCCTGATATTGAGCCAAAATTTCATAAAGATAATCTAGAAAAAGTTGAAATTAAGCCGGGTGGTAAAGTATTTATTGTGCTTGGTTTTTTAACTATCGCTTTAGCAGTTTTTATCCATAGTATTTGCGATTTACCTGCAATGTGGGGTATGATTTTTGGTCTTTCTTTGCTCAGCTTATATATGTATTTTTTCAATAAAAAACAAGGTAAAAAAGATTTGAATATTTTTCATTATATGACGCGTATTGAAATGGATACTTTATTATTTTTCTTTGGAATTTTATCTGCTGTGGGCGCTTTACATTTTGTTGGATGGCTTACTTATGCTTCCGATCTTTATACAAAATTTGGAGCTACTAGTATTAATATAGGCGTAGGATTTTTATCTGCTATTGTAGATAATGTTCCGGTTATGAGTGCGGTATTAAAAGCTAATCCAAGTATGGATGATACTCAATGGCTTTTAGTAACTCTTACAGCAGGAATTGGAGGATCATTAATAAGCTTTGGCTCAGCAGCTGGTGTGGGGGTAATGGGAAAAATGAAGGGAATTTATACTTTTAATTCTCATTTAAAATATGCATGGACGATTTTAGTTGGATATATAGTATCTATTATAGTTTGGTATGTACAATTTCAATTGTTAAATTTATAA
- the guaA gene encoding glutamine-hydrolyzing GMP synthase, producing the protein MKKADILVLDFGSQYTQLIARRLREQGVYAEILPFNVSLDEIKIKEPKGIILSGGPASVYANDAYFCDKGVFDLNIPVLGICYGMQLMAYHFGANVAPAGHKEYGKATIDIQNDSDLFKNLPKKQTVWMSHSDKVENLPQGFEVLAISENSPFCVFGDEKRKFFALQFHPEVQHSEFGKSILKNFAKYACNCDSIWNMGSFAKTQAQKIKEEVGNDKVLCAVSGGVDSSVVAALLASAIKDQVVVVFVDNGLLRSGEKEQVEYMFRHTLGIDLISIDAREIFLSRLAGVRDPEQKRKIIGNTFIEVFEEEAKKHKDVKYLAQGTLYTDIIESSVVGASKTIKSHHNVGGLPEKMNLKLIEPLKEIFKDEVRALGIELGLSKDVVYRHPFPGPGLAIRIMGEVNEPSLELLRKADVILIEELKSSGWYDKTWQAFCVLLNVQSVGVMGDNRTYDNAVCVRVVNASDGMTATFSHLPYELLENISRRIINEVEGINRVVYDISSKPPATIEWE; encoded by the coding sequence ATGAAAAAAGCAGATATTTTGGTTTTGGACTTTGGTTCGCAATATACACAGCTCATTGCAAGAAGATTAAGAGAGCAGGGCGTATATGCAGAAATTTTACCTTTTAATGTAAGTTTAGATGAAATTAAAATTAAAGAGCCTAAGGGTATTATTTTAAGCGGTGGACCGGCTAGTGTATATGCAAATGATGCTTATTTTTGTGATAAAGGTGTTTTTGATTTAAATATACCAGTTTTAGGAATTTGTTATGGTATGCAACTTATGGCATATCATTTTGGTGCAAATGTAGCTCCAGCAGGTCATAAAGAATATGGCAAAGCAACTATAGATATTCAAAATGATAGTGACTTGTTTAAAAATTTACCTAAAAAACAAACGGTATGGATGAGTCATTCTGATAAGGTAGAAAATTTACCACAAGGTTTTGAGGTTTTAGCAATAAGCGAAAATAGTCCTTTTTGTGTATTTGGAGATGAAAAGCGTAAATTTTTTGCTTTACAATTTCACCCCGAAGTTCAACATAGTGAGTTTGGAAAAAGCATCTTAAAAAATTTCGCTAAGTATGCATGTAATTGTGATAGTATATGGAATATGGGATCTTTTGCAAAAACTCAAGCGCAAAAAATTAAAGAAGAAGTGGGTAATGATAAGGTATTATGTGCTGTTAGTGGTGGGGTTGATAGCAGTGTAGTGGCTGCATTACTAGCAAGTGCGATAAAAGATCAAGTGGTAGTAGTATTTGTTGATAATGGTCTTTTAAGAAGCGGTGAAAAAGAGCAAGTTGAATATATGTTTAGACATACTTTAGGTATTGATCTAATTAGTATTGATGCTAGGGAGATTTTTTTAAGTCGCTTAGCAGGTGTTAGGGATCCTGAACAAAAGAGAAAAATTATAGGAAATACCTTTATAGAAGTTTTTGAAGAAGAAGCTAAAAAACATAAAGATGTAAAATATTTAGCACAAGGAACTTTATATACTGATATTATTGAAAGTTCGGTTGTAGGGGCTAGTAAAACCATAAAATCTCATCATAATGTGGGTGGGTTACCTGAAAAGATGAATTTAAAACTTATTGAACCTCTAAAAGAAATTTTTAAAGATGAGGTAAGAGCTTTAGGAATAGAACTTGGCTTGAGTAAAGATGTAGTTTATCGTCATCCTTTTCCGGGACCAGGGCTTGCTATACGCATTATGGGTGAAGTAAATGAGCCTAGTTTGGAGCTTTTGAGAAAAGCTGATGTGATTTTGATTGAAGAATTAAAAAGCAGTGGTTGGTATGATAAAACATGGCAGGCTTTTTGCGTGCTTTTAAATGTGCAAAGTGTTGGCGTAATGGGAGATAATAGGACTTATGATAATGCAGTTTGTGTGCGTGTGGTGAATGCAAGTGATGGTATGACAGCTACTTTTTCTCATTTACCTTATGAGTTACTAGAAAATATTTCACGCCGTATTATTAATGAAGTAGAAGGAATTAATCGTGTGGTGTATGATATTTCTAGTAAGCCGCCAGCGACTATTGAATGGGAATAG
- a CDS encoding class I SAM-dependent methyltransferase, with amino-acid sequence MFLYQYFKNPKQTGAFCASSKKLSKLITSHVQHAKNIIEIGPGTGSFTKYILKQKNHDARFFAVEINPHMAKKLQQNIKNIDLEIRSAEFLPDMLEKRAINNADLIISGIPWALLNSKEQDLLLKSIHEVLEENGCFATFAYILPTPKGRAFKKKLFTTFSKVEISPIIWQNLPPAFVYFCTK; translated from the coding sequence ATGTTTTTATATCAATACTTTAAAAATCCAAAGCAAACAGGAGCATTTTGTGCAAGCTCAAAAAAACTAAGCAAACTCATAACCTCTCATGTCCAACATGCAAAAAATATTATTGAAATAGGACCTGGAACAGGAAGTTTTACCAAATATATCCTTAAGCAAAAAAATCATGATGCAAGATTTTTTGCAGTTGAAATTAATCCACATATGGCAAAAAAACTACAACAAAATATAAAAAATATAGATTTAGAAATTAGATCAGCGGAATTTCTACCTGATATGTTAGAAAAAAGAGCAATCAACAACGCAGACTTAATTATTTCTGGAATTCCTTGGGCTTTATTAAATTCCAAAGAACAAGATTTATTATTAAAATCCATTCATGAAGTTTTAGAGGAAAATGGTTGCTTTGCAACATTTGCATATATACTGCCCACGCCAAAAGGAAGAGCTTTTAAGAAAAAACTTTTTACTACTTTTAGCAAGGTAGAAATTTCACCTATCATTTGGCAAAATCTCCCTCCTGCTTTTGTTTATTTTTGCACTAAATAA